Proteins encoded in a region of the Azospirillum thiophilum genome:
- a CDS encoding branched-chain amino acid ABC transporter permease: MAALQLLVNGLALGAAYALVALGFVLVLNATSAVNFAQGDLVMAGGLLAVALAPLIPLPGIVLLPAVLVLMAGLGLLLALAAYLPLRRRPPVSVFISTIAVGIILQNGAAILFGPEPRAAPPLIVDDTLHVGGLALPVQSLAIIAVAALLIGAQQWVFARTQLGRRLRATAQDPEMARACGVPVTAMILVTFAIAAACAGAAGLLLANRYFVTPTSGGDLILKAYIAVTIGGWGSVPGAVVGALLIALFEVGVSSVLSYPVALGALYLTLLAILVLRPQGLFGEAVRRRG, encoded by the coding sequence ATGGCGGCGCTTCAACTGCTGGTCAACGGCTTGGCGCTGGGGGCGGCCTACGCCCTGGTGGCGCTCGGATTCGTTCTGGTGCTGAACGCCACCTCGGCGGTGAATTTCGCCCAGGGCGACCTCGTGATGGCCGGCGGCCTGCTGGCGGTGGCGCTCGCGCCGCTCATTCCTCTTCCGGGCATCGTGCTGTTGCCGGCGGTGCTGGTCCTGATGGCAGGGCTCGGGCTGCTGCTGGCGCTGGCGGCCTATCTGCCGCTGCGGCGCCGGCCGCCGGTGTCGGTCTTCATCAGCACCATCGCCGTCGGCATCATCCTGCAGAACGGCGCCGCCATCCTGTTCGGGCCGGAGCCGCGCGCCGCCCCGCCGCTGATCGTCGACGACACTCTCCATGTCGGCGGGCTGGCGCTGCCGGTGCAATCGCTCGCCATCATCGCGGTGGCGGCGCTGCTGATCGGTGCGCAGCAATGGGTGTTCGCCCGCACCCAGCTCGGCCGCCGGCTGCGGGCGACGGCGCAGGATCCGGAGATGGCGCGCGCCTGCGGTGTGCCGGTCACCGCGATGATCCTGGTGACCTTCGCCATCGCCGCCGCCTGCGCCGGGGCGGCCGGGCTGCTGCTCGCCAACCGCTATTTCGTCACCCCGACATCGGGCGGTGACCTGATCCTCAAGGCCTACATCGCGGTGACGATCGGCGGCTGGGGGTCGGTGCCCGGCGCGGTGGTGGGGGCGCTGCTGATCGCACTGTTCGAGGTGGGGGTGTCGTCGGTGCTGTCCTACCCGGTGGCGCTGGGGGCGCTGTACCTGACGCTGCTGGCGATCCTGGTTCTGCGGCCGCAAGGGCTGTTCGGCGAAGCGGTGCGGCGCCGTGGGTGA
- a CDS encoding ABC transporter permease subunit, whose protein sequence is MLSAAALALLIYAFAFATPYGLRVLTVAGVYALAGFGFQIVFGLGGALSLAQGAFFGVGAYVTGILGSRYGLGFEATFPLSLLVPLAVALPVGLAVLRLESHYFALATLGIAQVLHLLAVNLPELTGGANGLAGVPGVVLFGWAVPRGLPMAALVWGLVALGGLAGWRLTRGRLGRSLETLRDDPLAAATLGLDVGRLRLTAFGISASFAGAAGALAVHTQRVVSPEVLEFPVMVSILTIAIVGGRGRMAGAVLGAVLLLHLPEWFRFLERGYLVVYGMALLLTVLLAPDGLTGLIDRAVHFRLTGRRPRPLPAAQEPPRASILECGPAGGMTVDGLEKSFGGVRAVDGVSFDLPPGGITGLIGPNGSGKTTVINLLSGLERPDGGRVLLAGRDMTGARADRLARAGLARSFQAATLPQGVGVLEAVAAARLAIDPDIETAEAHARWALDRLGVGDLAGRFCDGLPAALRRRVELARAVVRRPAVLLLDEPAAGLTDGEKAELAALLRELAGEGMAILLVEHDMGFLLPLAGRVLCLDRGWVIYDGPADGVRRDAAVVAAYLGPARPA, encoded by the coding sequence GTGTTGTCCGCGGCTGCCCTCGCCCTGCTGATCTATGCGTTCGCTTTCGCAACTCCCTACGGCCTGCGCGTCCTCACCGTCGCCGGGGTCTATGCGCTGGCCGGCTTCGGTTTCCAGATCGTCTTCGGGCTGGGCGGGGCGCTGTCGCTGGCGCAGGGCGCCTTCTTCGGCGTGGGCGCCTATGTCACGGGCATCCTCGGCAGCCGCTACGGGCTGGGCTTCGAGGCGACCTTTCCGCTGTCGCTGCTGGTGCCGCTGGCAGTGGCTCTGCCGGTCGGGCTGGCGGTGCTGCGGCTGGAGTCGCACTATTTCGCGCTGGCGACGCTGGGGATCGCGCAGGTGCTGCATCTGCTGGCGGTCAATCTGCCGGAGCTGACCGGCGGCGCAAACGGGCTGGCCGGGGTGCCGGGGGTGGTGCTGTTCGGCTGGGCGGTGCCGCGCGGGCTGCCGATGGCGGCGCTGGTCTGGGGATTGGTGGCGCTGGGCGGGCTGGCCGGCTGGCGGCTGACGCGCGGCCGGCTCGGCCGGTCGCTGGAGACCCTGCGCGACGACCCGCTGGCGGCAGCGACGCTCGGGCTCGACGTCGGCCGGCTGCGGCTGACCGCCTTCGGCATCAGCGCATCGTTCGCCGGGGCCGCCGGGGCGCTGGCGGTGCACACCCAGCGCGTCGTCTCGCCGGAGGTGCTGGAATTCCCGGTGATGGTCTCGATCCTCACCATCGCCATCGTCGGCGGGCGCGGACGGATGGCCGGGGCGGTGCTGGGGGCCGTGCTGCTGCTGCATCTGCCGGAATGGTTCCGCTTCCTGGAGCGCGGCTATCTGGTGGTCTACGGCATGGCCCTGCTGCTGACCGTGCTGCTGGCGCCGGATGGACTGACCGGCCTGATCGACCGCGCAGTCCATTTCCGCCTGACCGGTCGCCGTCCGCGCCCGCTGCCCGCCGCGCAGGAGCCGCCGCGGGCCTCGATCCTGGAATGTGGCCCGGCAGGTGGCATGACCGTGGACGGGCTGGAGAAATCCTTCGGTGGCGTGCGTGCGGTGGACGGCGTCTCGTTCGACCTGCCGCCGGGCGGCATCACCGGCCTGATCGGCCCCAACGGATCGGGCAAGACCACCGTCATCAACCTGCTGTCCGGGCTGGAGCGGCCGGACGGCGGGCGGGTGCTGCTTGCCGGCCGCGACATGACCGGCGCCCGTGCCGACCGACTGGCCCGCGCCGGGCTGGCCCGCAGCTTCCAGGCGGCGACGCTGCCGCAGGGCGTCGGCGTGCTGGAGGCGGTGGCCGCCGCCCGCCTCGCCATCGACCCAGACATCGAAACGGCGGAGGCGCATGCGCGGTGGGCGCTCGACCGGCTCGGCGTCGGCGATCTTGCCGGCCGCTTCTGCGACGGGTTGCCGGCGGCTTTGCGGCGGCGGGTGGAACTGGCCCGGGCAGTGGTCCGCCGCCCGGCGGTGCTGCTGCTGGACGAACCGGCAGCCGGCCTGACCGACGGCGAGAAGGCGGAATTGGCCGCCCTGCTGCGCGAGTTGGCGGGCGAGGGGATGGCGATCCTGCTGGTGGAGCACGACATGGGCTTCCTGCTGCCACTGGCCGGCCGCGTGCTGTGCCTCGACCGTGGATGGGTGATCTATGACGGCCCGGCCGACGGCGTGCGCCGGGACGCCGCGGTGGTCGCCGCCTATCTCGGCCCGGCGAGGCCGGCATGA
- a CDS encoding ABC transporter ATP-binding protein produces the protein MNALLSIRGLSAGYGGSLALDDVSLTLAAGETVALLGANGAGKSTLLKALLGLVPARGELRFDGDDLAGLATEARVRRGIGYVPEGRRVFPGMSVRDNLEVAGLAAARDRAQDVERVFALFPDLARKSGEGAWRLSGGQQQMLSLGRALMGRPRLLLLDEPSLGLSPKLADEVFAAVRRIAAHGTAVLLAEQSAARALSIAPRAILLRLGRVVADGPAAGLSEETVRDAFFGG, from the coding sequence ATGAACGCGCTGCTGTCCATCCGCGGCCTGAGCGCCGGCTATGGCGGGTCGCTTGCGCTCGACGACGTGTCGCTGACCCTTGCCGCGGGGGAGACGGTGGCCTTGCTCGGCGCAAACGGGGCCGGGAAGTCCACCTTGTTGAAGGCTTTGCTCGGCCTCGTCCCGGCGCGGGGGGAGCTGCGCTTCGACGGCGACGACCTTGCCGGGCTGGCGACGGAGGCACGGGTGCGCCGTGGCATCGGCTATGTTCCGGAGGGGCGGCGGGTCTTTCCCGGCATGAGCGTGCGCGACAATCTGGAGGTCGCCGGACTGGCCGCCGCCCGCGACCGCGCGCAGGATGTCGAGCGCGTCTTCGCCCTGTTCCCCGACCTCGCCCGCAAGAGCGGGGAAGGCGCCTGGCGCCTGTCCGGCGGCCAGCAGCAGATGCTGAGCCTGGGCCGTGCGCTGATGGGGCGGCCGCGCCTGCTTCTGCTCGACGAACCGTCGCTCGGCCTGTCGCCCAAGCTGGCCGACGAGGTCTTCGCCGCCGTCCGCCGCATCGCCGCCCACGGAACCGCCGTGCTGCTCGCCGAACAAAGCGCCGCCCGTGCCCTCTCCATCGCTCCGCGCGCTATCCTGCTGCGGCTGGGTCGTGTGGTGGCGGACGGTCCGGCGGCCGGCCTCTCGGAGGAGACGGTGCGGGACGCGTTCTTCGGAGGATAG
- a CDS encoding chloride channel protein produces the protein MPDSTTSIDGVGENARAGSDPYASLDASAATSLSDRWTVRDSVLAVVLLAALVGGVVGLAVGLLHEGVLLMQALAFDLPDGERLGQGAPGLLRTLGVPVAGGLLLGVLSMLVRRWRPNDIVDAVEANALYGGKMSLIDSLRLTVTTALSNGSGASVGMEAAYTQAGAGLASALGQRLRLRRADLRTMVGCGAAAAIAAAYHAPLAGAFYAFELVLGGYTLAVLAPVGAAAVLGVAVSSLLTGGEIPLALGRPVEIAGWDYAACGVVGFLAGWLSILAMQAVTVAERGFKRLPVPRWLRPAIGGLAFGGVALAVPAVMGSGPGAVPPELAGGALALALTLVAKILASALSLGSGFRGGLFSASLFIGGLFGGLLSVATASLLPGLGIDGGLLLLVGMGSVAAGIVGAPVTMVLLVLETTQDLWAASGVLIGVVLSTTVVRQAFGYSFSTWRFHLRGVPIRGAYDIGWLSELTAFRLMRRDAKTVPAALTVEALRRLYPLGSAKMVFAVDEGGRYAGLVDMAAIHDPDLDAAAAETRIAALARKADAVLMPGDDARTVLSRFGKAEVEVLPVLSSPTDRRIIGYVTESFALRRYSQALERQRGEDLGERGLWGRD, from the coding sequence ATGCCGGACAGCACCACCTCCATCGACGGCGTGGGCGAGAATGCCCGCGCCGGCTCGGATCCCTATGCGTCGCTCGACGCATCCGCCGCCACCAGCCTGTCGGACCGCTGGACCGTGCGCGACAGCGTGCTGGCGGTGGTGCTGCTCGCAGCATTGGTCGGCGGGGTGGTCGGGTTGGCCGTCGGTCTGCTGCATGAAGGGGTGCTGCTGATGCAGGCGCTGGCCTTCGACCTGCCGGACGGCGAGCGGCTCGGGCAGGGCGCGCCCGGCCTGCTGCGGACGCTGGGCGTTCCGGTGGCGGGCGGTCTGCTGCTGGGCGTGCTGTCGATGCTGGTGCGGCGCTGGCGTCCCAACGACATCGTCGACGCGGTGGAGGCGAACGCGCTGTATGGCGGCAAGATGTCGCTGATCGACAGCCTGCGGCTGACGGTGACGACGGCGCTGTCCAACGGCTCCGGCGCGTCGGTCGGGATGGAGGCCGCCTATACCCAGGCAGGGGCCGGGCTGGCCTCCGCACTGGGCCAGCGGCTGCGGCTGCGGCGGGCGGATTTGCGGACCATGGTGGGGTGCGGGGCTGCTGCTGCCATCGCCGCGGCCTATCACGCGCCGCTGGCCGGCGCCTTCTATGCCTTCGAACTGGTGCTGGGCGGCTATACGCTGGCGGTGCTGGCCCCGGTCGGGGCGGCGGCGGTGCTGGGGGTGGCGGTGTCCTCCCTGCTGACCGGCGGCGAGATCCCGCTGGCGCTGGGCCGGCCGGTGGAGATCGCCGGCTGGGATTACGCCGCCTGCGGCGTCGTCGGCTTCCTGGCCGGCTGGCTCAGCATCCTCGCCATGCAGGCGGTGACGGTGGCGGAGCGCGGGTTCAAGCGGCTGCCGGTCCCGCGCTGGCTGCGGCCGGCGATCGGCGGGCTGGCCTTCGGCGGCGTGGCGCTGGCGGTGCCGGCGGTGATGGGCAGCGGCCCCGGCGCCGTCCCGCCGGAACTGGCGGGCGGCGCGCTTGCGCTTGCGCTGACGCTGGTGGCCAAGATCCTGGCTTCGGCCCTGTCGCTGGGATCGGGGTTCCGCGGCGGCCTGTTCAGCGCCTCGCTGTTCATCGGCGGGCTGTTCGGCGGGCTGCTGAGCGTCGCCACGGCCAGTCTCCTGCCAGGGCTCGGCATCGACGGCGGCCTGCTGCTGCTGGTCGGCATGGGCTCGGTCGCTGCCGGCATCGTCGGCGCGCCGGTCACCATGGTGCTGCTGGTGCTGGAGACGACACAGGATCTGTGGGCGGCATCCGGCGTGCTGATCGGGGTGGTTCTGTCGACCACCGTGGTGCGGCAGGCCTTCGGCTACTCCTTCTCGACCTGGCGTTTCCACCTGCGCGGCGTGCCGATCCGCGGTGCCTACGACATCGGCTGGCTGTCGGAGCTGACGGCCTTCCGCCTCATGCGCCGCGACGCCAAGACGGTGCCGGCCGCCCTGACGGTGGAGGCGCTGCGCCGCCTCTACCCGCTGGGCTCTGCCAAGATGGTCTTCGCGGTGGACGAGGGGGGCCGGTATGCCGGCCTCGTCGACATGGCGGCGATCCACGATCCGGACCTCGACGCGGCCGCCGCCGAAACCCGCATCGCCGCGCTCGCCCGCAAGGCCGACGCGGTGCTGATGCCCGGCGACGACGCCCGCACGGTGCTGAGCCGCTTCGGCAAGGCGGAGGTGGAGGTGCTGCCGGTCCTGTCGTCCCCGACCGACCGGCGGATCATCGGCTATGTGACGGAGTCCTTCGCGCTCCGCCGTTACTCCCAGGCGCTGGAGCGCCAGCGTGGCGAGGATCTTGGCGAGCGGGGCCTGTGGGGACGCGACTGA
- a CDS encoding LysR family transcriptional regulator, whose translation MDKLHAMRVFVRVVEVNSFTKAADTLGLPRASVTTTIQNLEAALGVRLLQRTTRKLNLTLDGAAYLEGATRILQDLEEVESSFTSARKTPRGRLRVDMPGSIGRLVIIPAIHEFHSAYPEIELMLGLSDRPIDLIQEGVDCVLRVGELQDSSLIARRVGAFRPVTCASPSYLAAHGTPTTLEELERHVSVKYFSRTGKLHEPSFERDGKDHEVKMAGTVSVNDADAYVTCGVEGLGIVQAARFMALPHLRSGALVEILAEYRPALMPISALYPQNRHLSPKVRVFVDWIAEIFERCPLMQGEDLPLDACRGEAVRPTKPEKLPVAIDSVAMDPEGACLCVV comes from the coding sequence ATGGACAAGCTTCACGCGATGCGCGTCTTCGTTCGTGTGGTGGAGGTCAACAGCTTCACCAAGGCCGCCGATACGCTGGGCCTGCCACGAGCCTCCGTCACAACCACCATCCAGAACCTGGAGGCGGCGCTGGGCGTGCGGCTGCTGCAGCGGACGACGCGCAAGCTGAACCTGACGCTGGACGGCGCTGCCTATCTGGAGGGCGCCACCCGCATCCTGCAGGATCTGGAAGAGGTGGAATCCTCGTTCACCAGCGCCCGCAAGACGCCGCGCGGCCGGCTGCGCGTCGACATGCCCGGGTCCATCGGCCGGCTGGTGATCATCCCGGCCATCCACGAGTTCCACAGCGCCTATCCCGAGATCGAACTGATGCTGGGCCTCAGCGACCGGCCCATCGACCTCATCCAGGAAGGGGTCGATTGCGTGCTGCGTGTGGGCGAGCTTCAGGATTCGAGCCTGATCGCCCGTCGGGTCGGCGCCTTTCGCCCGGTGACCTGCGCCAGCCCGTCCTATCTGGCCGCCCACGGCACCCCGACGACCCTGGAGGAGTTGGAGCGCCATGTCTCCGTCAAATATTTCAGCCGGACCGGCAAGCTCCATGAACCGAGCTTCGAGCGCGACGGCAAGGACCATGAAGTGAAGATGGCCGGCACCGTCTCGGTCAACGATGCGGATGCCTATGTGACCTGCGGCGTAGAGGGGCTGGGCATCGTTCAGGCCGCCCGCTTCATGGCCCTGCCCCATCTGCGCAGCGGCGCCCTGGTGGAGATCCTGGCCGAATACCGCCCGGCCCTGATGCCGATCTCCGCCCTCTACCCGCAGAACCGACATTTGTCGCCGAAGGTCCGCGTCTTCGTCGACTGGATCGCGGAGATCTTCGAACGCTGCCCGCTGATGCAGGGCGAGGATCTGCCGCTCGACGCCTGCCGTGGCGAAGCGGTGCGGCCGACCAAGCCGGAGAAACTGCCGGTCGCCATCGATTCGGTGGCGATGGATCCCGAAGGCGCCTGCCTCTGCGTGGTTTGA
- a CDS encoding peptidoglycan-binding domain-containing protein: MRGISKIVMTATAAGALFALSACGSTDTSRTATGAGSGAVAGAVVGGPVGAVVGGVGGAVAGNSMDESLSKKTDRVTDRATKEVREETSGTSSRTSARHGTASMQGMSHDQVREIQQALNDRTDGRDISVDGLWGADTRRALMQFQRDNGLRATGRADEQTMAALNLNTSQGTTGSATTPADRTTGGTAGGTAGSTTGGAAGDMSGSGNPQNQTSPQGSVDQTGGQTGTQQ; encoded by the coding sequence ATGCGTGGGATTTCGAAGATCGTCATGACGGCCACCGCCGCCGGCGCGCTGTTCGCCCTGAGCGCCTGCGGCAGCACGGACACCTCGCGGACGGCGACCGGCGCCGGCAGCGGTGCCGTGGCTGGCGCCGTGGTCGGCGGCCCGGTCGGCGCAGTGGTCGGCGGCGTCGGCGGTGCGGTCGCCGGCAACAGCATGGACGAGAGCCTCAGCAAGAAGACCGACCGCGTGACCGACCGGGCCACCAAGGAGGTTCGCGAGGAGACCTCGGGCACCTCCAGCCGTACGTCCGCCCGTCATGGCACCGCCTCGATGCAGGGCATGAGCCACGACCAGGTCCGTGAAATCCAGCAGGCGCTGAACGATCGCACCGACGGCCGCGATATCTCCGTGGATGGCCTCTGGGGCGCCGACACCCGTCGCGCCCTGATGCAGTTCCAGCGCGACAACGGCCTGCGCGCCACCGGCCGCGCCGACGAGCAGACCATGGCCGCGCTGAACCTGAACACCTCCCAGGGGACCACCGGCAGCGCGACCACCCCGGCCGACCGGACGACAGGCGGCACGGCGGGCGGCACGGCCGGCAGCACGACCGGCGGCGCGGCGGGCGATATGTCCGGTAGCGGGAACCCGCAGAACCAGACCTCGCCGCAAGGCTCCGTGGATCAGACCGGGGGCCAGACCGGCACCCAGCAATAA
- a CDS encoding OpgC family protein, with protein sequence MQQRQTRDVRLDLFKGVALLIIFVNHVGGNPLAKVTPGRFGPSDSAEIFVFISGYAIALAYGPVLAERGFAACQRKALGRCRQLWAANIATMLASALVVALAVHVAGLPMEASNRLASFAPLFESPATAMAWHLVLMYLPFALDILALYILLVAAAPLFLWSYARFGMAAVAMSVALYLIAQAVPGLMPPNLWEGGWNFSPLAWQCVFFLGASLALAVRSGQVPLPRSPWLLAAALAVVIGMALWKGAASDLGRALTPDDLEVWLPTRTIPWADKDTLGPMRLLHFLALVCVAALLVPRDAAWLNSGPARMLTACGRHSLPVFCVGVVLAIAGTAVLLAGKSLPVVLAVNLGGVAILLVLATVLERRRTRRQPAAQVASPAPSPSGTAVAETH encoded by the coding sequence ATGCAGCAACGTCAGACACGCGACGTCCGGCTCGATCTGTTCAAGGGCGTGGCCCTGCTGATCATCTTCGTCAACCATGTCGGCGGCAACCCGCTGGCGAAGGTGACGCCCGGCCGGTTCGGCCCGTCGGATTCGGCGGAGATCTTCGTTTTCATTTCCGGCTACGCCATCGCGCTCGCCTATGGGCCGGTGCTGGCGGAGCGCGGCTTCGCCGCCTGCCAGCGCAAGGCGCTGGGCCGTTGCCGCCAGCTATGGGCGGCCAACATCGCCACCATGCTGGCCAGCGCGCTCGTCGTCGCGCTTGCGGTCCATGTCGCCGGCCTGCCGATGGAGGCCTCCAACCGGCTGGCCAGCTTCGCGCCGCTGTTCGAGAGTCCGGCGACGGCGATGGCCTGGCATCTGGTGCTCATGTATCTGCCCTTCGCGCTCGACATCCTGGCGCTCTACATCCTGCTGGTCGCGGCGGCGCCGTTGTTCCTGTGGTCCTATGCCCGCTTCGGCATGGCGGCGGTGGCGATGTCGGTGGCCCTCTACCTGATCGCCCAGGCGGTGCCCGGCCTGATGCCGCCCAACCTGTGGGAAGGCGGCTGGAATTTCAGCCCACTGGCCTGGCAATGCGTCTTCTTCCTCGGTGCCAGCTTGGCGCTGGCGGTGCGCAGCGGCCAGGTGCCGCTGCCACGTTCCCCCTGGCTGCTGGCGGCGGCGCTGGCGGTGGTGATCGGCATGGCGCTGTGGAAGGGGGCGGCCTCCGACCTCGGCCGCGCGTTGACGCCCGACGATCTGGAGGTGTGGCTGCCGACCCGGACGATCCCCTGGGCGGACAAGGACACGCTGGGGCCGATGCGGCTGCTGCATTTCCTCGCCCTGGTCTGCGTGGCGGCGCTGCTGGTGCCGCGCGACGCGGCATGGCTGAATTCTGGCCCGGCGCGGATGCTGACCGCCTGCGGTCGGCACTCGCTGCCGGTCTTCTGCGTCGGCGTGGTGCTGGCCATCGCCGGCACGGCGGTGCTGCTGGCCGGGAAGAGCCTGCCGGTGGTGCTGGCGGTCAATCTCGGCGGGGTCGCCATCCTGCTGGTGCTGGCGACGGTGCTGGAGCGGCGGCGGACCCGGCGGCAGCCGGCGGCGCAGGTGGCATCGCCCGCCCCGTCGCCATCCGGGACGGCGGTGGCGGAAACACACTGA
- the panD gene encoding aspartate 1-decarboxylase, whose amino-acid sequence MIKVVRAKLHGIRVTDANLNYQGSITLDPEHCEAVGIVPLEFVEIWNKNSGTRISTYVIYGERGSRACVLNGSAARSCQPGDEVIIAASWYCQPTEIAALKPRVLTFNADNSIAKALHYDVTALEEGRYGFAIRDGLTPADVLEPAE is encoded by the coding sequence ATGATCAAGGTGGTGCGGGCGAAGCTGCATGGAATCCGCGTGACGGACGCCAACCTGAACTATCAGGGCTCCATCACGCTGGACCCGGAGCATTGCGAGGCGGTGGGCATCGTCCCGCTGGAGTTCGTGGAGATCTGGAACAAGAATTCCGGAACCCGCATCAGCACCTATGTGATCTATGGCGAACGCGGGTCGCGCGCCTGCGTGCTGAACGGCTCGGCGGCGCGCAGCTGCCAGCCCGGCGACGAGGTGATCATCGCCGCGTCCTGGTACTGCCAACCGACGGAGATCGCGGCGCTGAAGCCGCGCGTGCTGACCTTCAACGCCGACAACAGCATCGCCAAGGCGCTGCATTACGATGTAACGGCGCTGGAGGAGGGCCGCTACGGCTTCGCCATCCGCGATGGCCTGACCCCGGCCGACGTGCTGGAGCCAGCCGAATGA
- a CDS encoding ATP-dependent Clp protease proteolytic subunit, with product MAQVGYTRFDDEPEKEPDEKSKESAQPQFAAVQQSLFKARTVLIFGQIDMKLAQVVSAQLLALAHENDDDITVVVNSPGGHVEAGDTIHDMIRFIKPRVKMLGTGWVASAGCHIFLAAKKEDRFCLPNTRFLIHQPLGGTGGRATDIAIEAKEIIRMRERLNKIIARETGQSLEKVSKDTDRNYWMMADEAKDYGIVTHVINTMDELK from the coding sequence ATGGCGCAGGTCGGATACACCCGGTTCGACGACGAACCCGAAAAGGAACCGGACGAGAAGTCGAAGGAAAGCGCCCAGCCGCAGTTCGCCGCCGTGCAGCAGAGCCTGTTCAAGGCGCGCACGGTCCTGATCTTTGGTCAGATCGACATGAAGCTGGCGCAGGTCGTGTCGGCTCAGCTGCTGGCGCTCGCGCATGAGAACGACGACGACATCACCGTCGTGGTCAACTCGCCGGGCGGCCATGTCGAGGCGGGCGACACCATCCACGACATGATCCGCTTCATCAAGCCGCGGGTGAAGATGCTGGGCACGGGCTGGGTCGCCAGCGCCGGCTGCCACATCTTCCTGGCGGCGAAGAAGGAAGACCGCTTCTGCCTGCCCAACACCCGCTTCCTGATCCACCAGCCGCTGGGCGGAACGGGCGGCCGGGCGACGGACATCGCCATCGAGGCGAAGGAAATCATCCGCATGCGCGAGCGTCTGAACAAGATCATCGCGCGTGAAACCGGCCAGTCGTTGGAAAAGGTTTCCAAGGACACCGACCGCAATTACTGGATGATGGCGGACGAGGCCAAGGACTATGGCATCGTGACCCACGTCATCAACACGATGGACGAGCTGAAGTAA
- a CDS encoding glycosyltransferase family 2 protein: MAGNGPGVARANRSANISAGVSVIVAAHRAHGTIARAVRSLLDQDWTAWEAVIVSDDGTDYRPTLRDAGIDDPRLVFTGTGRVGAGAPAARNAGLAAARLELLAPLDADDRFRPGRLSALAPLALAHGAAFDNVAVVRDEDDQPLLRLFGDGHAPGLLDADGFLATVVPMFPLVRRDRMPGWDEDVDFCDDVVFNVRVLDAAGPVPLVATPFYEYRQRAGSITFSSDSGRRAERCYRHLLDRLAGDGFGIGDAGLRSRFAAAIAVKRARNAAFEAAFEAGRCANFQEFLALGEG, from the coding sequence ATGGCGGGGAACGGACCGGGGGTGGCCCGGGCGAATAGATCGGCGAACATATCGGCCGGCGTGTCGGTGATCGTCGCGGCCCATCGCGCCCACGGCACCATCGCGCGGGCGGTGCGGAGCCTGCTGGACCAGGACTGGACGGCGTGGGAGGCGGTGATCGTCAGCGACGACGGCACCGACTATCGCCCGACGCTGCGGGACGCCGGCATCGATGATCCGCGGCTGGTCTTCACCGGCACCGGCCGGGTCGGCGCCGGGGCTCCCGCCGCGCGCAATGCCGGGCTGGCGGCGGCGCGGCTGGAACTGCTGGCGCCGCTGGATGCCGACGACCGCTTCCGGCCCGGCCGGCTGTCCGCCCTGGCACCGCTGGCGCTGGCCCATGGCGCCGCCTTCGACAATGTCGCGGTGGTGCGGGACGAGGACGACCAGCCGCTGCTGCGGCTGTTCGGGGACGGTCATGCGCCCGGCCTGCTGGACGCCGACGGCTTCCTGGCGACCGTCGTCCCTATGTTTCCGCTGGTGCGGCGCGACCGGATGCCCGGCTGGGACGAGGACGTGGATTTCTGCGACGACGTGGTGTTCAACGTCCGGGTCCTGGACGCCGCCGGGCCGGTGCCGCTGGTCGCCACCCCCTTCTACGAATACCGCCAGCGCGCCGGCTCCATCACCTTCTCGTCCGACAGCGGCCGGCGGGCGGAGCGCTGCTACCGCCATCTGCTGGACCGGCTGGCCGGCGACGGGTTCGGCATCGGCGATGCCGGGCTGCGCAGCCGATTCGCCGCCGCCATCGCCGTCAAGCGTGCCCGCAACGCCGCCTTCGAGGCCGCCTTTGAGGCCGGGCGCTGCGCCAATTTCCAGGAGTTCCTGGCGCTGGGCGAAGGATAG